From Aliarcobacter butzleri, the proteins below share one genomic window:
- a CDS encoding F0F1 ATP synthase subunit delta: protein MKDLVAKRYVKALIDGRNSESINTISNKLNQVASAFADERFNSIISSPEISDKSKVDLIISFVDGTDNSLNNFIKLLGEKRRLDLLPFIAKDLNIQLAKMNNNYIGVVYTNQELSSDYISSIEKQFSKKFDVKLSLSQNVCDYDGIKVDIDGLGVEISFSKDRLKSQLIDHILKAV from the coding sequence ATGAAAGATTTAGTAGCAAAAAGATACGTAAAAGCATTAATTGATGGTAGAAATAGTGAATCAATTAACACAATTAGTAATAAATTAAATCAAGTAGCTTCAGCTTTTGCTGATGAAAGATTTAATTCTATTATATCTTCACCAGAGATATCTGATAAATCAAAAGTAGATTTAATAATCTCTTTCGTTGATGGTACTGATAATTCATTAAATAATTTTATTAAATTGCTTGGTGAAAAAAGAAGATTAGATTTATTACCATTTATTGCAAAAGATTTAAATATCCAACTTGCAAAAATGAATAACAATTATATAGGTGTTGTTTATACTAATCAAGAATTATCAAGTGATTATATATCATCAATTGAAAAACAATTTAGTAAAAAATTTGATGTTAAATTATCTTTATCACAAAATGTTTGTGATTATGATGGTATTAAAGTTGATATTGATGGACTTGGGGTTGAAATATCTTTTTCTAAAGATAGATTAAAATCACAGTTAATTGATCATATTTTAAAAGCAGTTTAG